In Bufo gargarizans isolate SCDJY-AF-19 chromosome 5, ASM1485885v1, whole genome shotgun sequence, the following are encoded in one genomic region:
- the LOC122938619 gene encoding frizzled-1 — protein sequence MARDPGSSMGGSYKLCSLLALLCASLAVEAQYNGEKGISIPDHGYCQPISIPLCTDIAYNQTIMPNLLGHTNQEDAGLEVHQFFPLVKVQCSPELKFFLCSMYAPVCTVLEQALPPCRSLCERARQGCEALMNKFGFQWPESLRCEKFPVNGAGELCVGQNTSDKGTPTPAVPVSWTSNPNFRYPHRDKFTCPRTLKVPPYLNYHFLGEKDCGAPCEAGKVNGLMYFAPEELRFSRIWIGIWSVLCCASTLFTVLTYLVDMKRFSYPERPIIFLSGCYTMVAIAYIAGFLLEDKVVCNERFSEDGYKTVVQGTKKEGCTFLFMMLYFFSMASSIWWVILSLTWFLAAGMKWGHEAIEANSQYFHLAAWAVPAIKTITILAVGQVDGDILSGVCFVGINNVDALRGFVLAPLFVYLFIGTSFLLAGFVSLFRIRTIMKHDGTKTEKLEKLMVRIGIFSVLYTVPATIVIACYFYEQAFREQWEKSWVSQSCKTYAFQCPSAHHPPMTPDFTVFMIKYLMTLIVGITSGFWIWSGKTLNSWRKFYTRLTNSKQGETTV from the coding sequence ATGGCACGGGATCCTGGCAGCAGCATGGGGGGCTCCTATAAACTTTGCAGCCTGCTGGCGCTGCTGTGTGCCAGCCTGGCGGTGGAGGCTCAGTATAATGGGGAGAAGGGCATCTCTATCCCGGACCATGGGTACTGCCAGCCCATCTCCATCCCCCTCTGTACGGATATCGCTTATAACCAGACCATCATGCCCAATCTGCTGGGGCACACCAACCAGGAGGACGCCGGGCTGGAGGTGCACCAGTTCTTCCCGCTGGTGAAGGTTCAATGTTCTCCAGAGCTGAAGTTCTTCCTCTGCTCCATGTATGCTCCGGTGTGCACGGTGCTGGAGCAGGCTCTGCCCCCCTGTAGGTCCCTCTGTGAGAGGGCAAGGCAAGGCTGCGAGGCTCTGATGAACAAGTTTGGCTTCCAGTGGCCTGAGAGCCTCCGCTGTGAGAAGTTCCCAGTGAATGGGGCAGGGGAGCTGTGTGTGGGGCAGAACACCTCAGACAAGGGCACCCCTACACCAGCCGTCCCTGTCTCCTGGACCAGCAACCCTAACTTCAGATACCCCCACAGGGACAAGTTCACCTGCCCAAGGACCCTGAAGGTGCCACCTTATCTCAACTACCACTTCTTGGGGGAGAAGGACTGTGGTGCCCCTTGTGAAGCTGGCAAAGTGAATGGGTTGATGTATTTTGCCCCagaggaattgcgtttttcccGCATATGGATAGGGATATGGTCGGTACTGTGCTGTGCGTCCACCCTCTTCACAGTCCTGACTTACCTGGTGGACATGAAACGCTTCAGCTACCCAGAAAGACCCATCATCTTCCTCTCTGGGTGCTACACCATGGTGGCCATAGCCTACATCGCTGGCTTTCTGCTAGAAGACAAAGTAGTGTGCAATGAGAGGTTCTCAGAGGATGGCTACAAGACGGTGGTCCAGGGGACCAAGAAAGAGGGCTGCACCTTCCTCTTCATGATGCTTTACTTCTTCAGCATGGCCAGTTCCATCTGGTGGGTCATACTCTCCCTGACTTGGTTTTTAGCAGCTGGCATGAAATGGGGGCACGAAGCCATAGAAGCCAATTCTCAGTACTTCCACTTGGCAGCTTGGGCAGTGCCAGCCATCAAGACCATCACCATTTTGGCTGTGGGGCAAGTGGACGGGGATATTCTCAGCGGGGTTTGTTTCGTTGGAATAAACAACGTGGACGCCCTCCGCGGATTTGTCTTGGCCCCGCTTTTCGTTTACTTGTTCATTGGCACTTCCTTTCTCCTGGCCGGTTTCGTGTCCCTCTTCAGGATCAGAACCATCATGAAACACGACGGCACCAAAACTGAAAAATTGGAGAagctgatggtgaggataggcatCTTCAGCGTCCTCTACACGGTTCCGGCCACCATCGTCATCGCTTGTTATTTTTACGAACAGGCTTTTAGGGAACAGTGGGAGAAAAGTTGGGTGAGCCAAAGTTGCAAGACTTACGCTTTCCAATGCCCCAGCGCCCACCACCCGCCCATGACGCCGGATTTTACCGTCTTCATGATCAAATATCTCATGACCTTAATCGTAGGGATAACCTCTGGTTTTTGGATCTGGTCTGGCAAAACTCTTAATTCTTGGAGAAAGTTTTATACAAGACTTACCAACAGCAAACAAGGAGAAACGAcagtgtga